From Rutidosis leptorrhynchoides isolate AG116_Rl617_1_P2 chromosome 3, CSIRO_AGI_Rlap_v1, whole genome shotgun sequence, a single genomic window includes:
- the LOC139900759 gene encoding uncharacterized mitochondrial protein AtMg00810-like — MSLFSCEFAMKDLGPQYSFLGNSVKCNTHGHFLSQTAYAQTIIDCAGMSSCNFVSTPVDTSGNLSAGTGKPYSNPTEFCSLVGALQYLTFTRLDIAYVVQQICLHMHAPLNTHMNALKRIIRYIQGTF, encoded by the coding sequence ATGTCGCTATTTTCGTGCGAGTTTGCTATGAAAGATCTTGGGCCTCAATATTCGTTTCTTGGTAATTCTGTGAAATGTAACACACATGGTCACTTTCTTAGTCAAACTGCTTATGCTCAAACTATTATTGATTGTGCCGGAATGTCTTCTTGCAATTTCGTTTCTACACCGGTTGATACTAGTGGTAATTTAAGTGCTGGTACAGGGAAACCATACTCTAATCCGACAGAGTTTTGTAGTCTTGTTGGAGCTTTACAATACCTCACCTTTACTCGGCTTGATATCGCTTATGTTGTACAACAAATATGCCTTCACATGCATGCACCCTTGAATACACATATGAACGCTCTCAAGCGTATTATTCGTTACATTCAAGGAACGTTCTAA